In a single window of the Arthrobacter sp. StoSoilA2 genome:
- the dapE gene encoding succinyl-diaminopimelate desuccinylase: MTLNPAPALLDLRQDVALLTAALIDINSVSGNETTLADLVEAGLRAIPEYTVVRDGDAIVARTELGRSERVILAGHLDTVPLPTVEGSLGTVPATWESGIPGEGVLYGRGTTDMKGGVAVQLALAATLFDDGKEPDKDVTFVFYDHEEVEAVKSGLGRLVRNHGDLLLGDFAILLEPTHGTVEGGCNGTSRFEATTIGEAAHSARAWMGSNAIHAAAPILARLAAYEPRTINVDGLDYRESLNAVRINGGTAGNVIPDRCVVEINYRFAPDKTPDQAEAHVRELLEGFDVVRTDAAAGARPGLNHPAAASFVAAVGAEPKPKYGWTDVARFSELGIPAVNFGPGDPLLAHKDNEHVDAGAVRECLRVLRSWLVR; encoded by the coding sequence GTGACCCTTAACCCTGCCCCCGCCCTGCTGGACCTGCGCCAGGACGTCGCCTTGCTGACCGCCGCGCTCATCGATATCAACAGTGTCTCCGGCAACGAGACTACGCTCGCCGATCTCGTCGAGGCCGGCCTGCGCGCCATCCCCGAATACACCGTGGTGCGCGACGGCGACGCCATCGTTGCCCGAACCGAACTTGGCCGCTCCGAGCGCGTCATCCTCGCTGGACATTTGGACACTGTGCCGCTGCCCACGGTGGAAGGCTCGTTGGGCACCGTTCCGGCGACGTGGGAGTCGGGCATCCCCGGGGAAGGTGTGCTTTATGGCCGCGGGACTACCGACATGAAGGGCGGCGTTGCCGTGCAGCTCGCACTCGCGGCGACCCTGTTCGACGACGGCAAAGAGCCGGACAAGGATGTCACCTTTGTCTTCTACGACCACGAGGAAGTGGAGGCAGTCAAGAGTGGCCTGGGCAGGCTGGTCCGCAACCATGGCGACCTGCTCCTGGGGGACTTCGCCATTCTCCTCGAGCCCACACACGGCACAGTTGAAGGGGGCTGCAACGGAACCAGCCGGTTCGAAGCGACCACCATCGGCGAAGCCGCCCACTCGGCCCGTGCGTGGATGGGAAGCAACGCCATCCACGCTGCTGCACCAATCCTCGCCCGCCTCGCAGCCTACGAGCCGCGGACCATCAACGTGGACGGCCTCGACTACCGGGAGAGCCTCAATGCGGTCAGGATCAATGGCGGCACGGCAGGCAACGTCATTCCGGACCGCTGCGTCGTAGAGATCAACTACCGCTTCGCTCCGGACAAGACGCCGGACCAGGCCGAGGCCCACGTGCGGGAGCTCCTGGAGGGATTCGACGTCGTTCGAACGGACGCTGCTGCCGGCGCCCGGCCCGGACTGAACCACCCTGCAGCTGCGTCTTTCGTGGCCGCAGTCGGCGCGGAACCAAAGCCCAAATACGGTTGGACCGACGTCGCGCGTTTCAGTGAGCTGGGCATCCCGGCCGTGAACTTCGGACCCGGGGATCCATTGCTGGCACATAAGGACAATGAACATGTCGACGCCGGTGCCGTCCGGGAATGCCTTCGTGTTCTCCGGTCGTGGCTGGTTCGCTAA
- the dapD gene encoding 2,3,4,5-tetrahydropyridine-2,6-dicarboxylate N-succinyltransferase, protein MTETASSAVPANHRSAYGFGLATIATSPSGEATVLDVWYPAPALGVAAETLRDVENADPALTALADDGKDADRGTEQKVVFAQIDLDAAPADTADAYLRLHLLSHRLVKPNSINLDGVFGKLPNVVWTNFGPAAVEGFEMTRARLRKRGNVVVYGVDKFPRMVDYVVPTGVRIADADRVRLGAHLAEGTTVMHEGFVNFNAGTLGTSMVEGRISAGVVAGDGTDVGGGASIMGTLSGGGKEKIALGERVLLGANSGVGISIGDDSVVEAGLYVTAGTRVRVPGPKDENGEDTSKIIKAVELSGVPNLLFRRNSTTGGVEVLPRKGQTVELNEALHAN, encoded by the coding sequence ATGACTGAAACTGCTTCCTCTGCTGTGCCCGCAAACCACCGATCAGCCTACGGATTCGGCCTCGCCACCATCGCAACCTCGCCGTCCGGGGAAGCAACCGTGCTGGATGTCTGGTACCCGGCGCCTGCCCTGGGTGTAGCCGCTGAAACCCTTCGCGACGTCGAGAATGCCGATCCCGCACTCACCGCCCTGGCCGACGACGGCAAAGACGCCGATCGCGGTACCGAGCAAAAAGTGGTCTTCGCCCAGATCGACCTCGACGCCGCGCCGGCCGACACCGCCGATGCTTACCTGCGTCTTCACCTCCTTTCGCACCGCTTGGTCAAGCCCAACAGCATCAATCTGGATGGCGTCTTCGGCAAGCTCCCCAACGTCGTATGGACCAACTTCGGTCCAGCCGCCGTCGAAGGTTTTGAAATGACGCGTGCGCGCCTGCGTAAGCGCGGCAACGTCGTGGTTTACGGGGTTGACAAGTTCCCGCGCATGGTTGACTACGTGGTCCCCACAGGCGTGCGGATCGCCGACGCTGACCGCGTCCGTTTGGGTGCGCACCTCGCTGAGGGCACCACTGTGATGCATGAAGGCTTCGTGAATTTCAACGCCGGAACCCTCGGCACGTCCATGGTGGAAGGCCGCATCTCCGCTGGAGTGGTGGCCGGTGACGGCACGGACGTCGGCGGCGGCGCCTCCATCATGGGTACGCTCTCCGGCGGAGGCAAGGAAAAGATTGCCTTGGGCGAGCGCGTTCTGCTTGGTGCAAACTCCGGCGTCGGCATCAGCATCGGCGACGATTCCGTGGTGGAAGCCGGCCTCTACGTCACCGCCGGCACCCGCGTCCGTGTGCCTGGTCCCAAGGATGAGAACGGTGAAGATACCAGCAAGATCATCAAAGCCGTCGAGCTTTCCGGTGTTCCCAACCTGCTGTTCCGCCGCAACTCCACAACCGGTGGCGTGGAAGTCCTGCCCCGCAAGGGCCAGACCGTGGAGTTGAACGAGGCACTCCACGCCAACTAG
- a CDS encoding TetR family transcriptional regulator C-terminal domain-containing protein, which produces MPKIVDAEVRRQEVVQAVFRIIASDGLERASLREVADEAGLAVGSVRHYFASSDELLAFSFASVIDRISARLESAFLAVESETPGSAGQHAAVLNLLGQFLPLDEQLAMDACVWMAFRHAARIKPALAAEAERSHRAVAAIVGRLIMLLSPGEAAARQSLVTEAERLLATMDGLCMHALLQPEWMTAEMCSDVLTAHLAAFAPAPATQ; this is translated from the coding sequence GTGCCCAAAATTGTTGATGCCGAAGTCCGGCGCCAGGAAGTTGTCCAAGCTGTCTTCAGGATCATCGCAAGCGACGGTTTGGAGCGGGCATCCCTTCGTGAAGTAGCTGATGAAGCCGGGCTGGCCGTCGGCTCAGTGCGGCACTATTTTGCCAGCAGCGACGAGCTACTCGCGTTCTCCTTTGCCTCCGTCATCGACCGCATCAGCGCCCGGCTGGAGTCAGCTTTTCTTGCCGTTGAAAGCGAAACTCCGGGCAGCGCCGGGCAGCACGCCGCGGTGTTGAACCTCTTGGGTCAGTTCCTTCCCTTGGACGAACAGCTCGCTATGGACGCCTGCGTTTGGATGGCCTTCCGCCACGCTGCGCGAATCAAACCCGCCCTGGCTGCCGAGGCCGAACGTAGCCACCGCGCAGTCGCTGCCATTGTGGGACGCCTCATCATGCTGCTGAGCCCCGGCGAAGCCGCAGCCCGGCAAAGCCTCGTCACAGAGGCTGAGCGGCTCCTGGCCACCATGGACGGCCTTTGCATGCACGCCCTGCTCCAGCCGGAATGGATGACGGCCGAGATGTGCAGTGACGTCCTCACGGCTCATCTCGCGGCTTTCGCTCCGGCGCCGGCCACGCAATAG
- the galE gene encoding UDP-glucose 4-epimerase GalE, which translates to MKILVTGGTGYIGSHTVLSLQEAGHDVVVLDNLVNSSEESLRRVSELTGKTAAFHKVDLVDEPAVEAVFDQHQIDAVIHFAGLKAVGESVQEPLAYYYNNIVGTLNLLRAMDKHNVRSIVFSSSATVYGEHNPIPYIEKMEIGANNPYGRTKEQIEDILSDLGNADDRWHIALLRYFNPVGAHPSGRIGEDPQGIPNNLVPFIAQVAVGRREKLMVFGGDYDTPDGTAQRDYIHVVDLAEGHVAALNFIADRAGVRRWNLGSGRGSSVLEVLRSFEKAVGRPIPYEITDRRAGDLPAFWADASSALADLGWSTTKTVDQMCEDHWRWQKNNPYGYNAS; encoded by the coding sequence ATGAAAATTCTTGTCACGGGTGGCACCGGCTACATCGGCTCACACACCGTTCTGTCCCTTCAGGAAGCCGGCCATGACGTCGTCGTGCTCGATAACCTTGTGAACTCCAGCGAAGAGTCCCTGCGCCGGGTTTCCGAGCTCACTGGCAAGACAGCGGCCTTCCACAAGGTCGACCTGGTGGACGAGCCCGCCGTCGAGGCCGTGTTCGACCAGCACCAGATCGATGCCGTGATCCATTTCGCAGGACTAAAAGCCGTGGGCGAATCCGTTCAGGAGCCATTGGCGTACTACTACAACAACATCGTGGGGACCCTGAACCTGCTCCGGGCCATGGACAAGCACAACGTCCGTTCCATCGTGTTCAGCTCCTCCGCAACCGTCTATGGCGAGCACAATCCCATCCCGTACATCGAGAAGATGGAAATCGGTGCCAACAACCCATACGGCCGTACCAAGGAACAGATCGAGGACATCCTGTCGGACCTGGGCAATGCGGACGACCGCTGGCATATCGCACTGCTGCGCTACTTCAACCCGGTTGGCGCGCACCCGTCCGGACGCATCGGCGAGGACCCCCAGGGCATCCCCAACAACCTTGTCCCCTTCATCGCCCAGGTTGCCGTGGGACGCCGCGAGAAGCTCATGGTTTTCGGCGGCGACTATGACACCCCCGATGGAACAGCCCAGCGCGACTACATTCACGTCGTGGATCTCGCCGAAGGTCACGTAGCGGCACTGAACTTCATCGCTGATCGGGCGGGAGTCCGCCGCTGGAACCTTGGCTCGGGCCGCGGTTCGTCCGTTCTGGAGGTCCTGCGTTCATTCGAGAAGGCCGTAGGCCGGCCGATTCCATACGAGATCACCGACCGCCGCGCCGGCGATCTCCCCGCCTTCTGGGCTGACGCTTCTTCCGCCCTCGCAGACCTCGGATGGTCCACCACGAAGACTGTGGACCAGATGTGCGAGGACCACTGGCGCTGGCAGAAGAACAACCCCTACGGGTACAACGCTTCCTAA